A region from the Podarcis raffonei isolate rPodRaf1 chromosome 11, rPodRaf1.pri, whole genome shotgun sequence genome encodes:
- the LOC128423688 gene encoding sperm-specific protein PHI-2B/PHI-3-like: MASLIFMAYDLIMLFNIVLSRGGKGRKSWAAACNGGVVSSQVLCLAGQPPAPLNRPNPPMMTMVMEAVKTLDEHKGVSVVAIKRYILSSYPGVDPIRLKYGLKMALARGLKRGCLIRPQNSSALGATGRFKLGTEEAKGKKSQEKHSDSDGKTAPTLKKAAKNPKAKVPVEKPRLGAIAEGEKEEAASSKSTKAKASKHPGKPPAKPKARKSPGGEKEAQILKKQSSSKAFLANTPGARQKAVSKESKMRGPPGRGQGACSSQENQRGKGRESQGAQRGTNRVQGHIFS, translated from the exons ATGGCTTCCCTTATATTCATGGCTTACGACTTGATCA tgttgtttaacattgttctttcacgAGGTGGGAAGGGGAGGAAGAGTTGGGCAGCTGCTTGTAATGGAGGCGTTGTCAGCAGCCAAGTCCTCTGCCTCGCTGGGCAGCCCCCGGCCCCCCTGAACCGCCCCAACCCGCCCATGATGACCATGGTGATGGAGGCGGTGAAGACCCTGGATGAGCACAAGGGGGTCTCTGTCGTGGCCATAAAGCGCTACATCCTGAGCAGCTACCCCGGGGTGGACCCCATCCGCCTGAAGTACGGCCTGAAGATGGCCCTGGCCAGAGGCCTGAAAAGGGGCTGCCTCATCCGGCCACAAAACTCTTCCGCACTGGGGGCCACAGGGAGATTCAAGCTGGGCACAGAGGAAGCCAAGGGAAAGAAGAGCCAGGAGAAGCATTCGGATTCGGATGGAAAAACAGCGCCcacactgaagaaagcagccaagaATCCCAAGGCAAAGGTTCCTGTGGAGAAACCAAGGCTGGGAGCAATCGCagaaggggagaaggaggaggcggcTTCCAGCAAGAGTACCAAGGCGAAAGCTAGCAAGCATCCAGGCAAACCTCCAGCGAAGCCCAAGGCTAGGAAGTCCCCcgggggggagaaagaggcccAAATCCTCAAGAAACAGAGCTCTTCCAAGGCCTTCCTGGCAAACACACCCGGTGCCCGCCAGAAAGCTGTGTCTAAAGAAAGCAAGATGAGGGGCCCCCCAGGCAGAGGCCAAGGCGCCTGCAGCAGCCAAGAAAACCAAAGAGGCAAAGGGAGAGAAAGCCAAGGGGCGCAAAGAGGCACAAACAGAGTTCAGGGGCACATCTTCAGCTAG